From the genome of Scytonema hofmannii PCC 7110, one region includes:
- a CDS encoding sensor histidine kinase, with the protein MNHSIQFKNHPFRFLLYLEWVLLVFAVFTAVMPFPAYRYPNQFPELTICSLIIFGLMGLYLPTGHKVTKILYTSLEIFLILIIGFFSGRTARLFPFPYLIFVTRSCLIFQLPGRLISAVLSFILFLLTFRRRLERIPLSPIAQERFWFFTLSFVIVFGLALVFILLLMNAVLSERKSREKLAIANDKLRQYALQIENQATLEERNRIAREIHDSLGHSLTALNLQLETALKLWQSNPEKAKAFLARAKELGSSALQDVRQSVSTMRSHPLQEKSLEEAILGLIENLQRSTSITPICHIQLPHPISVEMSTPIYRIIQESLTNIYKHAQATKVKLELIAIDNSLQLKIQDNGVGFDLKQNTTGFGLKSMRDRTLALGGHFHIQSAPNSGCTITVTIPILGNYEL; encoded by the coding sequence ATGAACCATTCAATTCAGTTCAAAAATCATCCTTTTCGATTTTTGCTTTATTTAGAGTGGGTTTTGCTGGTATTTGCTGTGTTTACGGCAGTGATGCCATTTCCAGCATATCGTTACCCCAACCAATTTCCAGAACTGACAATTTGCAGTTTAATTATTTTTGGCTTAATGGGATTATACCTACCCACAGGTCATAAAGTTACAAAAATATTATATACATCTCTAGAAATTTTCTTAATTTTAATTATTGGTTTTTTTAGTGGGAGAACTGCTCGGCTTTTCCCATTTCCTTACCTTATTTTCGTGACTCGTAGTTGTTTAATTTTTCAATTACCCGGTCGCTTGATAAGTGCAGTTCTATCATTTATCTTGTTTTTACTGACATTTAGACGTCGGTTAGAGCGCATACCACTGTCACCAATAGCACAGGAGCGTTTTTGGTTTTTTACTTTAAGTTTTGTGATTGTATTCGGGTTAGCTCTCGTTTTTATTTTGCTGTTGATGAATGCAGTTCTATCAGAACGGAAAAGTCGAGAAAAACTGGCGATCGCAAATGATAAACTTCGTCAGTATGCTTTACAAATCGAAAACCAAGCAACTTTAGAAGAACGCAACCGCATTGCTCGTGAAATACACGATTCTTTGGGACACTCTCTGACGGCTTTGAATCTGCAATTGGAAACGGCTTTAAAGCTATGGCAATCTAACCCAGAAAAGGCAAAGGCTTTTTTAGCAAGGGCAAAGGAATTGGGAAGTAGTGCTTTACAAGATGTGCGTCAATCAGTTTCTACCATGCGTTCTCATCCTTTGCAAGAAAAATCCTTAGAAGAAGCAATTTTAGGACTAATAGAAAATCTTCAACGTTCCACGAGTATTACTCCAATTTGTCACATCCAATTGCCTCACCCTATTTCCGTTGAAATGAGTACCCCGATCTATCGAATTATTCAAGAGTCATTGACAAATATTTACAAACATGCACAAGCGACAAAAGTTAAACTGGAACTAATTGCGATTGATAACAGTCTACAGCTTAAGATTCAAGACAATGGAGTGGGGTTTGATTTGAAGCAAAATACCACGGGATTTGGACTAAAAAGTATGCGCGATCGCACTTTGGCATTAGGAGGTCATTTTCATATTCAATCTGCTCCTAATAGCGGTTGCACTATTACAGTGACTATTCCCATCTTGGGGAACTATGAATTATGA
- a CDS encoding response regulator: protein MIKVLLADDQNLIRQGLKALLELEEDLEIVGEAENGEMALRLIETLHPDVVLMDIRMPIMDGVAATREIQNRFTEVKVLVLTTFDDDEYVKAALQNGATGYLLKDTPSEELAFAIRAVNKGYTQLGPGIVKKLLSQVPPITSTQTLPSGLVELTPREKEVLRLIATGASNREIAQQLFISEGTVKNHVTNILNRLNLRDRTQAAIFANSFLPYLDREITN, encoded by the coding sequence ATGATTAAAGTTTTGCTAGCCGATGACCAGAATTTAATCCGTCAAGGATTAAAGGCATTATTGGAACTAGAAGAAGATTTAGAAATTGTGGGAGAAGCAGAAAACGGTGAAATGGCACTTCGCTTAATTGAAACATTACATCCAGATGTAGTCTTGATGGATATTAGAATGCCAATTATGGATGGAGTCGCAGCTACACGAGAAATACAAAACCGTTTTACTGAAGTTAAAGTTTTAGTGCTCACAACATTTGATGATGATGAATATGTAAAAGCAGCATTGCAAAATGGAGCAACGGGCTATTTACTGAAAGATACTCCTTCTGAGGAGCTAGCGTTTGCCATTCGTGCTGTCAACAAAGGTTATACTCAACTAGGACCGGGGATAGTTAAAAAACTTCTCTCTCAAGTTCCGCCCATAACTTCAACCCAAACTTTACCATCTGGCTTGGTTGAACTAACTCCTAGAGAAAAAGAGGTTTTGCGATTAATTGCCACTGGTGCGAGTAACCGAGAGATTGCTCAACAACTTTTTATCTCAGAAGGAACTGTCAAGAATCATGTAACAAATATTTTAAACCGATTGAATTTACGCGATCGCACTCAAGCCGCCATTTTTGCCAATTCGTTTTTACCCTATCTCGATCGGGAAATAACTAACTAA
- a CDS encoding nucleoside deaminase: protein MNTENFMRLALEEAQKGDAPYGAILVKDDRVIEKAYNTVKQDSDPSAHAEINVIRKLTASLKNPSLEGYTIYTTGEPCPMCATACVWAGVSEIIYGASIEDLISVNQSQINISCEEVIAKSFRKIQITKGILREECLKLFS from the coding sequence ATGAACACAGAAAATTTTATGCGCTTGGCGTTGGAAGAAGCTCAGAAAGGGGATGCACCCTATGGTGCTATTCTTGTGAAAGACGATCGCGTTATTGAAAAGGCTTACAACACCGTGAAGCAAGATAGCGATCCTTCTGCACACGCGGAAATTAATGTTATACGGAAATTAACTGCCAGTCTTAAAAATCCTTCTTTGGAAGGTTATACTATCTATACAACAGGCGAACCTTGTCCAATGTGTGCAACTGCTTGTGTTTGGGCTGGTGTCTCGGAAATTATTTATGGCGCATCTATTGAAGATTTAATCTCGGTTAATCAATCTCAAATTAATATATCTTGTGAGGAAGTGATTGCTAAGAGTTTTAGAAAAATTCAGATTACAAAAGGTATTTTAAGGGAGGAGTGTCTCAAACTGTTTAGTTAG
- a CDS encoding DUF4058 family protein, translating to MAMKGVDLITDYRIVVSQCDRRPKADLYAFTMREAIPEFLLPLKEPQEVITVNLQSVVSGVYERGGYAIRIDYRQAVPPPISELNRQWVEEQLTLWYQN from the coding sequence ATGGCAATGAAAGGAGTCGATCTCATAACTGATTATCGAATTGTAGTGAGTCAGTGCGATCGCCGCCCGAAAGCCGATCTATATGCTTTTACAATGCGTGAGGCAATTCCTGAATTTTTATTACCACTTAAGGAACCGCAAGAGGTCATAACTGTAAATTTACAATCTGTTGTGAGTGGTGTTTATGAGCGAGGCGGTTACGCTATCCGAATTGACTACAGACAAGCTGTTCCGCCTCCCATATCAGAACTCAATCGCCAATGGGTGGAAGAACAGCTAACATTATGGTATCAAAATTAA
- a CDS encoding DUF4058 family protein, which translates to MPSPFPGMDPYLEQPIFWSEFHSRLIVALADTIAPNLFPKYYVGVETRTYLDSSDEELLIGIPDAVVLSSAGKQSSKQISHQEANPVAVQSRPQQITLPMPVEITERYLEVREHRTDAVITVIEVLSPKNKRKGKGRSVYEEKRHAILGSMSHLVEIDLLPCR; encoded by the coding sequence ATGCCATCACCGTTTCCAGGAATGGATCCTTACCTGGAGCAGCCAATTTTCTGGTCAGAGTTCCACAGCCGTCTGATTGTGGCGCTTGCAGATACCATTGCGCCAAATTTGTTCCCTAAATACTACGTTGGGGTAGAAACTCGCACCTATCTTGATAGTTCTGATGAGGAACTACTCATTGGAATTCCGGACGCGGTTGTTCTTTCATCAGCAGGTAAGCAATCTTCAAAACAAATTAGCCATCAAGAGGCTAATCCTGTTGCAGTCCAATCTCGTCCTCAGCAAATTACTCTACCAATGCCAGTGGAAATAACAGAACGATACTTGGAAGTGAGGGAACACCGAACAGATGCCGTAATTACGGTAATTGAAGTTTTATCGCCTAAGAATAAACGCAAAGGAAAAGGACGTTCTGTTTACGAAGAAAAACGTCATGCGATTTTAGGAAGTATGTCTCATTTGGTTGAAATAGACTTGCTCCCTTGCAGATGA
- a CDS encoding GMC family oxidoreductase yields the protein MTQYDYVVIGAGSAGCVVANRLTEDSNTTVLLLEAGGPNTKPEIQNPLDWTKLWGTEVDWAYFTEAEPYLNGRKLYCPRGKVLGGTSSINAMIYIRGNRHDYDRWQELGNPGWSYQDVLPYFKKSENQQRGASQFHGVDGLLSVTDPVAPAVTSQKFVEAAIALGYEQNPDFNGAQQEGAGLYQLTIKDGKRESTASAFLLPILHRPNLTVTTEALVTRLLLEGTRTVGVEYQHNGIIHQVRVDREVILCAGVFDSPKLLMLSGIGPAEHLRSLGIPVIVNLPGVGQNLQDHLHVPVAHQSTQALEPAPSSNIAEAGLFLHSKSNLDAMPDLQFFSAPVLWVPPAYAREGAGFVTTVCLNHPQSRGSVHLRSASAKDSPVIQMNYLQSESDLQKLVAGVKLIRQLFQTEIFNEFRGEEVAPGVDKQSDEALQAYVREVCDTVYHPVGTCKMGTDSLAVVDPELRVRGVDGLRVVDASIMPTITTGNTNAPTIMIGEKAADMIKAASHVSQKVFSTTAVA from the coding sequence ATGACTCAATACGATTATGTTGTTATTGGTGCGGGTTCGGCAGGCTGTGTCGTTGCCAACCGTCTTACAGAAGACTCTAACACAACTGTATTATTGCTGGAAGCTGGTGGTCCTAATACCAAACCAGAAATTCAGAATCCCTTAGACTGGACTAAACTATGGGGTACTGAGGTGGACTGGGCATATTTCACTGAAGCCGAACCGTACCTCAATGGGCGCAAACTCTATTGTCCCCGTGGTAAGGTTTTAGGTGGAACCAGTTCGATTAACGCCATGATTTATATCCGTGGCAACCGTCACGATTACGATCGCTGGCAAGAGTTAGGCAATCCAGGTTGGAGCTACCAAGATGTGTTGCCCTACTTCAAGAAATCTGAAAACCAGCAGCGAGGCGCGTCCCAATTTCATGGAGTCGATGGACTCCTAAGCGTCACCGATCCAGTGGCTCCGGCGGTAACATCACAAAAATTTGTGGAAGCCGCGATCGCACTGGGTTACGAGCAGAATCCTGACTTCAATGGCGCACAACAAGAAGGCGCAGGACTTTATCAGTTAACAATCAAAGATGGTAAGCGAGAAAGTACAGCATCGGCTTTTTTACTGCCAATTCTCCATCGCCCCAATTTAACTGTCACAACCGAAGCATTAGTCACCCGCTTACTATTAGAGGGAACACGCACAGTTGGCGTAGAATATCAGCACAATGGGATAATACACCAAGTCAGGGTCGATCGGGAAGTCATACTCTGTGCAGGTGTCTTCGATTCACCCAAACTGCTCATGCTCTCAGGGATTGGACCAGCAGAACACTTGCGATCGCTCGGTATTCCTGTAATTGTTAATTTACCAGGTGTCGGTCAGAACCTCCAAGATCACCTTCATGTTCCAGTAGCACATCAGTCAACTCAGGCTTTGGAACCCGCGCCAAGTAGCAATATTGCAGAAGCCGGATTGTTCCTACATAGCAAGAGCAATTTAGATGCTATGCCAGATTTGCAATTTTTCTCAGCTCCTGTTTTGTGGGTTCCTCCTGCCTATGCTCGTGAAGGTGCAGGATTCGTCACTACAGTGTGCTTGAATCATCCCCAAAGTCGTGGCAGTGTTCATTTGCGTTCTGCTTCTGCTAAAGACTCACCTGTCATTCAGATGAATTATCTCCAGAGTGAATCCGATTTGCAAAAGCTGGTTGCAGGAGTCAAACTTATCCGTCAGTTGTTTCAAACAGAAATATTTAATGAGTTCCGAGGTGAAGAAGTTGCACCTGGGGTTGACAAGCAGAGCGATGAAGCACTCCAAGCTTATGTCCGTGAAGTCTGCGATACTGTATACCACCCTGTCGGCACTTGCAAAATGGGAACTGATTCATTAGCAGTGGTAGACCCAGAACTGCGAGTCCGTGGGGTAGATGGTTTGCGTGTCGTAGATGCATCAATTATGCCAACCATTACAACAGGAAACACAAACGCACCCACAATTATGATTGGTGAAAAGGCAGCCGATATGATTAAAGCGGCAAGTCATGTTTCACAGAAAGTTTTTTCCACAACTGCAGTTGCATGA